A portion of the Candidatus Neomarinimicrobiota bacterium genome contains these proteins:
- a CDS encoding VWA domain-containing protein yields MFRFQNPEIFFSLLLLIPLIITEFRRRFSRRFTLRIGTLVSLRKFAPGYPIKLLIPLILKYAAFILMIVALARPQRGNVTRELTQPGIDIMITLDISGSMRAVDFKPNRLEAAKQVAMDFVRGRTTDRIGLVVFAAEAFLQCPLTVDYDVLNGMIEDVQIIPENLDGTAIGLAIANGVNRLRDSDAKSKIIILLSDGDNNAGEIDPLTAADFAREFDIKIYTIAMGMHGQVRMPVDDPLFGHRMIPVQIEVNEELLTEVAEKTGGTFFRADTEDKLNQIWQDISEMEKTEIKVSQFTDWEELFYRFLIPALILFILGWILGRVLWRVRP; encoded by the coding sequence ATGTTCAGATTTCAGAATCCGGAAATTTTCTTTTCTCTGCTGCTTCTGATACCATTGATTATAACGGAATTCCGTCGTCGTTTTTCAAGGCGCTTTACCCTTCGTATCGGAACTCTGGTCTCACTCCGAAAATTTGCCCCCGGGTATCCTATAAAACTCCTAATTCCCCTGATTTTAAAATATGCGGCTTTTATCCTGATGATTGTGGCTCTGGCACGGCCGCAACGAGGGAATGTAACCCGTGAATTGACCCAGCCCGGGATAGATATCATGATCACGTTGGATATTTCCGGTTCCATGCGGGCTGTGGATTTTAAGCCCAACAGACTTGAAGCCGCAAAGCAGGTTGCCATGGATTTTGTCCGGGGACGTACCACAGACCGCATCGGGCTGGTTGTTTTTGCAGCTGAAGCCTTTCTCCAGTGTCCCCTCACGGTGGATTATGATGTTTTAAACGGGATGATTGAGGATGTACAGATCATTCCGGAAAACCTGGACGGGACGGCTATCGGGCTGGCTATTGCCAATGGTGTAAACCGGTTGAGGGATTCGGATGCAAAAAGCAAAATCATCATTCTTCTCAGCGACGGGGATAACAATGCCGGGGAAATTGATCCGCTGACGGCAGCGGATTTTGCCCGGGAATTTGATATTAAAATCTATACCATCGCCATGGGTATGCATGGACAGGTGAGGATGCCGGTGGATGATCCCCTCTTTGGCCACCGGATGATACCGGTCCAAATTGAAGTCAATGAGGAACTTTTAACGGAAGTTGCCGAAAAAACCGGCGGAACCTTCTTCCGGGCCGATACGGAAGATAAATTAAATCAGATCTGGCAGGATATTTCCGAAATGGAAAAGACAGAGATAAAAGTTTCACAATTTACTGACTGGGAGGAACTCTTTTACCGCTTTTTGATACCGGCATTGATTCTCTTTATTCTTGGGTGGATTTTGGGTCGTGTATTGTGGAGGGTGCGGCCATGA
- a CDS encoding tetratricopeptide repeat protein, protein MRLHIKYLILLILIPLTLFAQEEERERLFVKANSYYSSEQYSLALDLYEEIAETGRISFELYYNMGNCYYRLGQTGQAIRYWEKAKRIRPRDTQVNHNLALARLRITDKMVLPEAFFPIQLWWDLRDMLGASFSFRLSGYFLMSGLILFFISRKLYKKRWLKRLSNPLILLISILFIISLSLSLHTRHYDKTHHFGILLNKEVEVKSAPQEAANTLFMLHEGSKVRILDKAGTDWVEVSYYDDKVGWIKQNQIGDI, encoded by the coding sequence ATGAGGTTGCATATCAAATATCTGATTTTGCTGATTCTCATCCCCTTGACCCTGTTTGCACAGGAGGAAGAGCGTGAACGTCTTTTTGTGAAGGCTAATTCATATTATTCATCAGAACAGTATAGTTTGGCTCTGGACCTTTATGAAGAAATTGCCGAAACAGGCCGGATAAGCTTTGAACTTTACTACAATATGGGAAATTGTTATTACAGGCTTGGTCAGACCGGACAAGCTATCCGGTATTGGGAAAAAGCAAAACGAATCCGGCCGAGAGACACACAGGTGAATCACAACCTGGCTCTGGCAAGGCTCCGGATTACGGATAAAATGGTGCTTCCTGAGGCATTTTTCCCTATCCAACTCTGGTGGGATCTGAGGGATATGCTGGGGGCATCCTTCAGTTTTCGATTGTCCGGATATTTTTTAATGAGCGGCCTTATCCTCTTTTTTATTTCCCGGAAACTTTATAAAAAACGTTGGTTGAAACGCCTTTCAAATCCCCTGATCCTCTTAATCTCAATCCTGTTTATCATCAGCCTGTCCCTTTCCTTACATACACGTCATTATGATAAAACCCACCATTTTGGTATTCTTTTAAACAAAGAGGTTGAAGTGAAAAGTGCTCCACAGGAAGCGGCCAATACCCTGTTTATGCTCCATGAGGGATCGAAGGTGCGTATTCTGGACAAAGCAGGGACTGATTGGGTGGAAGTCTCTTATTATGATGACAAGGTAGGCTGGATTAAACAAAACCAGATTGGAGATATTTGA
- the truA gene encoding tRNA pseudouridine(38-40) synthase TruA translates to MALKRFAFRTEYEGTAYCGFQLQPDQPTIQEAIEKAFLALYQLDIRIVGSGRTDSGVHAAGQIFHADLPDKIPCHKLGMALNSYLPEDIRIIGVSRVDDTFHARFDAVSRRYTYRIFNGITVLKRRFAWQIYQSLDVSAMKQCLPVISGEHDFTSFCLSQTETENKKCDIQTAGWHVIGSELFFTVQANRFLHSMVRSLAGTMVEVGKGRYTVEDFENILKKHNHGSGAVTAPARGLVLEEVIYNPQITWQWSGVS, encoded by the coding sequence ATGGCTCTTAAACGTTTTGCCTTTCGCACGGAATATGAAGGGACCGCCTATTGCGGGTTTCAGCTTCAACCGGATCAGCCCACCATTCAGGAGGCCATTGAAAAAGCTTTTCTTGCCCTTTATCAACTGGATATACGTATTGTTGGCAGCGGACGGACGGATTCTGGAGTCCATGCAGCAGGACAAATCTTTCATGCCGATCTGCCGGATAAAATTCCTTGCCATAAACTGGGGATGGCTTTAAACAGCTATTTGCCGGAAGATATTCGCATCATAGGGGTTTCCCGGGTGGACGATACCTTTCATGCCCGTTTTGATGCTGTTTCACGGCGATATACTTATAGGATATTCAACGGAATTACGGTTTTAAAACGCCGTTTTGCCTGGCAGATCTATCAATCTCTTGATGTATCTGCCATGAAACAGTGCCTGCCTGTCATATCCGGTGAACATGATTTTACATCCTTTTGCCTGAGTCAGACAGAAACAGAAAACAAAAAATGTGATATTCAGACTGCCGGATGGCACGTTATAGGTTCGGAACTGTTTTTCACAGTGCAGGCGAACCGGTTTCTTCATTCCATGGTCCGCTCTCTTGCCGGCACCATGGTAGAAGTGGGGAAGGGGCGATACACGGTTGAAGATTTTGAAAACATTCTGAAGAAGCATAACCATGGCTCAGGGGCTGTTACGGCCCCTGCCCGGGGATTAGTGCTTGAGGAAGTCATTTATAATCCGCAGATTACATGGCAATGGTCAGGAGTATCATAA
- a CDS encoding SPOR domain-containing protein — MGRLSIILLLIIKVAFAQVRQNEWIDPETLKDNRVFSYQTVQASDSTIIDYIRDTTGLNIEDSVTVRRGYRVQIVSTQDVNQAENVADRAVEFFNQPVYIVFESPYYKVRVGDFLRDLDAMDVERKARQNGYPGAWIVPSDVNVPNPNRRYK; from the coding sequence ATGGGTCGATTGAGTATTATCCTTTTGCTGATAATAAAGGTTGCCTTTGCGCAGGTCAGGCAGAATGAATGGATTGATCCTGAAACCCTGAAAGATAACCGGGTTTTTTCCTATCAGACTGTTCAGGCTTCGGATTCAACCATCATCGATTATATCCGGGATACAACAGGCCTGAATATTGAGGATTCCGTCACCGTCCGGAGAGGATATCGCGTTCAGATTGTATCCACCCAGGATGTGAATCAGGCAGAAAATGTGGCGGACAGAGCCGTGGAATTTTTCAACCAGCCCGTTTATATCGTGTTTGAATCCCCCTATTATAAAGTGAGAGTCGGGGATTTTCTCAGAGATCTTGATGCCATGGATGTCGAACGTAAAGCCCGTCAAAACGGGTATCCCGGTGCCTGGATTGTGCCCAGCGATGTGAATGTCCCCAATCCGAACCGGCGTTATAAATGA
- a CDS encoding tetratricopeptide repeat protein, protein MMQTQRCKYFVVIQLFLATVLWGADPGLNAFYEGKYDTSLAYYLKRLEDEPDNKVLHYNAGTSALKAGRSDLAATHFDKTMRYSEDPEFLAKTWYNRGHLKAKEGKLDEALKAFEQAILLNPRDINSKVMYELIKAQLQQQQDQQSNRQDQKEKEKQEKEKEQKSPDEENQQDSQKSEDKENQNQQEKKGKDQAEPEESQPRQQESRPEQKEEELTRQQMVNLLDAMREKEKEAMKEILRYRYQKSKIEREKDW, encoded by the coding sequence ATGATGCAGACACAACGATGTAAATATTTCGTGGTGATACAGCTTTTCCTGGCAACAGTCCTTTGGGGAGCCGATCCGGGATTGAATGCATTTTATGAAGGAAAGTACGATACCTCTCTCGCCTATTATTTGAAAAGACTTGAGGATGAGCCGGACAATAAGGTATTACACTACAATGCAGGGACATCTGCCCTGAAGGCCGGTCGCTCGGACCTGGCAGCCACTCATTTTGACAAGACAATGCGATATTCGGAAGATCCTGAGTTCCTGGCAAAAACCTGGTATAACCGGGGACACCTGAAGGCAAAGGAGGGAAAGCTTGATGAAGCATTAAAAGCCTTTGAACAGGCTATTCTCCTCAATCCCCGGGATATCAACAGCAAAGTGATGTACGAGCTTATCAAGGCTCAGCTCCAGCAACAGCAGGATCAACAATCCAACCGCCAGGATCAGAAGGAGAAAGAAAAACAGGAAAAAGAAAAGGAACAAAAATCCCCGGACGAAGAAAATCAACAAGATTCGCAAAAGAGTGAAGATAAAGAAAATCAAAACCAGCAGGAAAAAAAGGGCAAGGATCAGGCAGAGCCGGAAGAATCTCAACCCCGGCAACAAGAATCCCGGCCGGAGCAAAAAGAAGAGGAACTCACCCGTCAACAAATGGTAAATTTACTGGATGCCATGCGGGAAAAAGAAAAAGAAGCCATGAAAGAAATTCTCAGATACCGGTACCAAAAGTCAAAGATTGAAAGAGAGAAAGACTGGTGA
- a CDS encoding trypsin-like peptidase domain-containing protein has translation MLKDKRLICITLILMTVISAPAQFIGPQKSDNLNQQVTESRRNAITNAIEKCVPAVVGIHVTEIRALSPGTVHNDPLWNLLFPGQLYKREVKSMGSGVIISDDGYIITNAHVVGKNAVKVIVTLSGGARYPAEVVGVDDLTDISLLKIEAKDLPNIEIGDSDDVIIGEWVVALGNPFGLFDISNQPTATIGIVSSKNVNFGEQAGGRVYQEMIQTDASINSGNSGGALVNVHGEMIGINTFIFTGGSQVGGSVGVGFAIPVNRMKTVVDELIRSGYVERGFETGLSVQTLDQYIAAYLNLPFKQGVIVTDVRKNSSAHKAGLKVGDIIRKVNDIPITNTRDIYRVINENYLKTGDVIHLEIWRNQKIINSELVLAKPSGRK, from the coding sequence ATGCTGAAAGATAAAAGGCTCATTTGTATAACCCTTATTCTGATGACTGTGATATCAGCTCCGGCGCAATTTATCGGTCCGCAAAAGTCGGACAATCTGAATCAACAGGTAACGGAAAGCCGCCGGAATGCCATCACGAATGCCATTGAAAAGTGTGTACCGGCAGTAGTCGGTATTCATGTGACGGAAATCAGGGCTCTATCGCCCGGAACAGTCCATAATGATCCGTTGTGGAATCTGCTTTTTCCCGGACAGCTTTATAAACGGGAAGTGAAAAGTATGGGAAGCGGGGTAATTATCAGTGACGACGGATACATCATTACAAATGCCCATGTGGTGGGAAAGAATGCCGTAAAGGTGATTGTCACTCTTAGTGGTGGTGCCCGTTATCCTGCAGAGGTTGTAGGTGTAGATGACTTGACCGATATTTCCCTTTTGAAAATTGAGGCTAAGGACCTTCCAAACATTGAAATTGGTGACAGTGATGACGTGATCATCGGGGAATGGGTGGTGGCTTTGGGAAATCCTTTCGGACTTTTTGATATAAGCAATCAGCCCACGGCAACCATTGGTATTGTCAGTTCGAAAAATGTCAATTTCGGAGAACAGGCCGGTGGAAGGGTCTATCAGGAAATGATCCAAACTGATGCCAGTATTAATTCGGGTAATAGCGGAGGTGCCCTTGTGAATGTCCACGGCGAGATGATCGGCATTAATACCTTTATTTTTACAGGAGGAAGTCAGGTTGGAGGATCTGTCGGTGTAGGCTTCGCCATCCCTGTAAACAGAATGAAAACCGTCGTGGATGAATTGATCCGTAGTGGATATGTAGAAAGGGGATTTGAAACCGGTCTCAGCGTGCAAACCCTGGATCAATATATAGCAGCCTATTTGAATTTACCCTTTAAACAGGGTGTCATTGTGACGGATGTCCGGAAAAACAGTTCCGCCCATAAGGCCGGCCTGAAAGTCGGAGATATTATCCGGAAAGTCAATGATATACCTATTACGAATACACGGGATATTTACCGGGTTATCAATGAAAATTACCTGAAAACCGGAGATGTGATCCATCTGGAAATCTGGCGGAATCAAAAAATAATCAACAGCGAACTTGTCCTGGCCAAGCCTTCAGGCAGAAAATAA
- the gatA gene encoding Asp-tRNA(Asn)/Glu-tRNA(Gln) amidotransferase subunit GatA, with amino-acid sequence MKRSAEDHIYELVEAVSQSDNPIFVTVDKAWLRKHLEEQAAIQGPLSGKIIAVKDNINVHGLPTTCASRILKTFRSPYDATVIEKIRAAGGVIFGKTNMDEFAMGSSNEYSAEGAVKNPVDETRVPGGSSGGSAAAVASGLVDYALGSDTGGSIRQPAAFTGTVGLKPTYGRVSRYGLTAFASSFDQIGPITRTVRQSAELLEVIAGKDPRDSTSADVPVGNYVRALDEGVNGLTLGIPWHLLEKGVNPDVMDSFRDAVETLEKAGVMFREIELKYADYAIAVYYILATAEASSNLARFDGIRYGVNQKTGTDDLFSCYAENRSKGFGSEVKRRIMLGTYVLSSGYYEAYYARGQKVRTLIAREFATLLNDLDGIMLPTTPTTAFKLGENINDPLRMYLSDIFTVSVNIAGLPALSVPGKPGKGGLPVGCQIIGRAYDEGTILRLGHTIEMSRN; translated from the coding sequence ATGAAACGTTCAGCAGAGGATCACATTTACGAATTGGTTGAGGCGGTAAGCCAGTCCGACAATCCCATATTTGTCACCGTGGATAAAGCGTGGCTTCGGAAACATCTTGAAGAACAGGCGGCTATTCAGGGCCCGTTATCAGGGAAAATCATTGCAGTCAAAGACAACATCAATGTGCATGGTTTGCCAACTACATGTGCAAGCAGGATTTTAAAGACATTCCGTTCCCCTTATGATGCCACGGTGATTGAAAAAATCCGGGCTGCCGGAGGAGTCATTTTTGGTAAGACAAACATGGATGAATTTGCTATGGGGTCTTCCAATGAGTATTCCGCCGAAGGAGCCGTAAAAAATCCTGTTGACGAAACACGTGTTCCGGGAGGCTCCAGTGGCGGCTCGGCTGCTGCAGTGGCATCAGGGCTCGTAGATTATGCTCTGGGATCGGATACAGGGGGATCAATCCGCCAGCCGGCGGCGTTTACGGGCACGGTGGGACTCAAACCCACATACGGTCGGGTATCCCGTTATGGTCTCACGGCCTTTGCATCCTCCTTTGACCAGATCGGTCCCATTACCCGGACAGTCCGACAGTCTGCGGAACTCCTGGAAGTTATTGCGGGGAAAGATCCCCGGGATTCCACATCTGCCGACGTTCCTGTCGGGAATTATGTTCGTGCATTGGATGAGGGAGTGAACGGACTGACTCTGGGCATTCCCTGGCATTTGCTTGAAAAAGGAGTGAATCCGGATGTGATGGATTCCTTTCGGGATGCGGTGGAAACTCTGGAAAAAGCCGGAGTCATGTTTCGGGAAATTGAATTGAAATATGCCGATTATGCCATTGCCGTCTATTATATCCTGGCAACGGCCGAGGCATCCAGTAATCTGGCCCGGTTTGACGGAATTCGGTATGGCGTGAATCAGAAGACAGGCACCGATGACCTTTTTTCCTGTTATGCCGAAAACCGCTCAAAGGGATTCGGTTCGGAAGTTAAACGGCGGATTATGCTGGGAACCTACGTTCTTTCATCCGGCTATTATGAGGCTTATTATGCCCGGGGACAGAAGGTCCGTACTTTAATCGCCCGGGAATTTGCCACGCTGCTGAATGATTTGGACGGAATCATGCTCCCCACAACACCGACAACGGCTTTTAAACTGGGTGAGAATATCAACGATCCACTCAGAATGTATTTAAGCGATATATTTACTGTTTCTGTAAATATTGCCGGTCTGCCTGCTCTGAGTGTTCCCGGAAAGCCTGGAAAAGGGGGACTGCCTGTAGGATGTCAGATAATTGGCAGAGCCTATGATGAAGGAACTATTTTGCGTTTAGGTCATACGATTGAAATGTCCCGGAATTGA
- a CDS encoding VWA domain-containing protein, producing the protein MIELTHPQALWLLLLIPFLMMIRSVDTSRWKRHRKVFFHSKTYPRIIHINPTRRKMIYFLEYTGLALCIFALTGPGVGTEIREVQREGVDILVVLDLSQSMSAADVKPSRLERAKLEIVKMFSVLKGDRVGLVGFAGVAHLQCPLTLDHRAARMLLDVMDVNLLPVQGSAIADAITVATGAFPEKDDKHKVLILISDGEDHEKQIEEAVKQAAGKGVIIYSVGVGTLEGAPIPVYKNGQLADYKRDKSGKVIITQLNEDALWQMAHATGGEYLRLTDVENPLLQIYNDISKLDKKVFQTHEYGQFKQLFQIFLGLALLLFLVSGLIPENGKRNDADTTM; encoded by the coding sequence ATGATTGAACTGACACATCCCCAGGCATTGTGGCTTCTATTACTGATTCCCTTTCTTATGATGATCCGGTCGGTGGATACGTCGCGCTGGAAACGGCATAGAAAAGTTTTTTTCCATTCAAAAACTTATCCACGCATTATTCATATTAATCCGACCCGCCGGAAAATGATTTATTTTCTGGAATATACAGGATTGGCATTGTGTATTTTTGCCCTGACCGGACCGGGTGTAGGGACGGAAATCCGGGAAGTTCAGCGGGAAGGAGTGGATATTCTTGTTGTCCTGGATTTGAGTCAGAGTATGAGTGCGGCCGATGTGAAACCCTCCCGGCTTGAAAGAGCAAAACTTGAGATTGTCAAAATGTTTTCTGTTTTAAAAGGGGACCGGGTAGGTCTGGTGGGATTTGCCGGTGTGGCCCACCTTCAGTGCCCGTTGACTCTGGACCACCGGGCCGCCCGCATGCTTCTGGATGTGATGGATGTAAACCTGCTGCCTGTCCAGGGCTCGGCTATTGCCGATGCCATTACCGTTGCAACCGGTGCTTTTCCCGAAAAAGATGATAAGCACAAAGTCCTGATACTGATCAGTGACGGTGAGGATCACGAAAAACAAATTGAAGAAGCAGTGAAACAAGCAGCCGGTAAGGGTGTGATCATCTATTCGGTCGGTGTGGGAACCCTTGAAGGGGCCCCCATCCCGGTATATAAAAACGGTCAACTGGCAGATTATAAACGGGACAAATCGGGCAAAGTGATTATCACACAACTGAACGAGGATGCCCTCTGGCAAATGGCCCATGCCACCGGCGGGGAATACCTGCGTCTTACGGATGTGGAAAATCCCCTGCTTCAGATTTACAACGATATTTCCAAACTCGATAAAAAAGTATTTCAAACCCATGAATATGGTCAGTTTAAACAACTGTTTCAGATCTTTTTAGGTCTGGCATTACTTTTATTTCTTGTGAGTGGACTAATACCGGAAAACGGAAAAAGGAATGATGCAGACACAACGATGTAA
- a CDS encoding protein BatD: MGTGILVAATPRVSVSVSENEISLKERFLLTFTFENFSGNPDPDVSRLKDFSVISGPSKSNQYSWINGQSMKVYSVTYTLAPLKTGRLTIPSYTFQNKRQSFQTEPVTIRVREPEGIPDTRADQTRLKPFYFELLPSTRTPYVGEPFVLSYKIYFRENIRNYHVDKTLFTGYLTDFLPVPRNPVVRTETVQGVSYQTAVLQQVILTPAISGKDTIPSQVIRLEVESPRQGRRSIFDDPFGMGIQLRNVDVVSPELILNIRPLPSDPPASFTGAVGSFTLNAAFDTVQTEENQAVTLKIEVKGKGNFKNFTFPKPEFPDQFMVFEPENQEKVRLTDQGYTGSKTWEYVIIPNYQGTYYFEPVEFSYFSPEDGKYKKQMVSDLILTVTPNTHLIREKQQGLSRREVELLSQDIRFIQLKEGRIISEDSRNTIRAVDWTGYVISFLICLVWAIFSCTKKFLERNPAYVRKKAAYRILEAAVRELPENAEEIIMMLPKLFARYVADKKGHSRQNLTRSDVMAYCRKKIDDDTLLQRFDNWWKEVEFLNYLPSETEITKAHQLKKEMLALIRLLEKKR, encoded by the coding sequence ATGGGAACAGGAATTCTTGTCGCTGCCACCCCCCGTGTGAGTGTCTCTGTTTCAGAAAATGAAATCTCTCTGAAAGAACGGTTCCTGTTGACATTCACCTTTGAGAACTTTTCCGGCAATCCCGACCCGGATGTTTCCCGCCTTAAAGATTTTAGCGTCATATCCGGTCCGTCAAAATCAAACCAGTATTCCTGGATTAACGGGCAGTCCATGAAAGTGTATTCTGTGACTTATACCCTGGCTCCTTTGAAAACGGGCCGGCTGACCATCCCATCCTACACATTTCAGAATAAGCGGCAGTCCTTTCAAACTGAACCGGTGACTATCAGGGTCCGGGAGCCAGAAGGCATTCCTGATACCCGGGCCGATCAGACTCGTTTGAAACCATTCTATTTTGAGCTCCTTCCCTCAACCCGCACCCCTTATGTAGGGGAGCCCTTTGTCTTATCTTATAAAATTTATTTTCGTGAAAATATCCGGAATTACCACGTGGATAAAACCCTGTTTACAGGATATCTGACCGATTTCCTGCCGGTTCCGCGAAATCCTGTAGTCAGGACTGAAACAGTGCAGGGAGTATCCTACCAGACGGCGGTTTTGCAGCAGGTGATTCTCACACCGGCTATCAGCGGCAAAGACACTATCCCGTCCCAGGTTATTCGCCTGGAAGTGGAAAGTCCCCGCCAGGGCAGGCGCTCCATTTTTGATGACCCTTTTGGCATGGGTATCCAATTGAGAAATGTGGATGTGGTATCACCTGAGCTGATCCTGAATATCCGTCCCCTGCCGTCTGATCCGCCGGCTTCTTTTACGGGAGCCGTGGGGTCGTTTACCCTGAATGCTGCTTTTGATACAGTACAAACTGAAGAAAATCAAGCTGTTACTTTAAAGATTGAAGTGAAAGGAAAGGGGAATTTTAAGAATTTTACATTTCCCAAGCCGGAATTTCCGGACCAGTTCATGGTTTTTGAGCCGGAGAATCAGGAAAAGGTCCGCCTGACCGATCAGGGATATACCGGCAGCAAAACATGGGAGTATGTGATCATTCCCAATTATCAGGGGACCTATTATTTTGAACCGGTTGAATTTTCCTATTTTTCTCCGGAAGACGGAAAATATAAGAAGCAGATGGTTTCCGACCTGATTTTAACGGTAACGCCCAATACCCATCTGATACGGGAAAAACAGCAGGGGCTCAGCCGCCGGGAAGTGGAACTTTTGTCTCAGGATATCCGTTTTATTCAGCTCAAGGAAGGGCGGATTATCTCTGAAGATTCCCGTAATACTATTCGTGCTGTGGATTGGACCGGTTACGTTATATCTTTTCTGATTTGCCTTGTATGGGCCATTTTTTCCTGTACGAAGAAATTCCTTGAAAGAAATCCGGCTTATGTGAGAAAAAAAGCGGCTTACAGAATCCTGGAAGCCGCTGTCCGGGAATTACCGGAGAATGCCGAAGAGATCATCATGATGCTTCCGAAACTTTTTGCCCGGTATGTGGCAGATAAAAAAGGCCACAGTCGGCAAAATCTGACCCGAAGTGACGTGATGGCATACTGCCGCAAAAAAATCGATGATGATACCCTTTTGCAGCGGTTTGACAACTGGTGGAAAGAGGTGGAATTTTTGAATTATTTACCGTCTGAAACAGAAATTACGAAAGCACATCAATTGAAAAAGGAAATGCTGGCTTTGATTCGTCTTCTGGAGAAAAAGAGATGA
- a CDS encoding DUF4321 domain-containing protein: MKQKFSVGKALGIILLGAIIGGILGELFGMILPESVVREFLLKKYAFGFTNPLTIDLSIIEFSFSLILRMNVVSLLGIVFGFYILKYTR, from the coding sequence ATGAAACAAAAATTTTCGGTTGGAAAAGCATTGGGAATTATCTTGTTGGGTGCCATCATCGGCGGTATACTTGGTGAATTGTTCGGAATGATTCTGCCCGAGAGTGTGGTAAGGGAATTCCTTTTGAAGAAATATGCTTTTGGTTTTACAAATCCCCTGACCATTGATCTGAGTATCATTGAATTCAGTTTTTCTCTCATACTTCGGATGAATGTGGTGAGTCTTTTGGGGATTGTATTTGGGTTTTATATCTTAAAATATACACGATGA
- a CDS encoding twin-arginine translocase TatA/TatE family subunit, producing the protein MNFGPWELIIILVIILLIFGPKKLPELAKGLGKGLREFKKAAHDVKDELENVGDDEEENKAEKSAGQDSRKEEKKG; encoded by the coding sequence ATGAATTTCGGTCCATGGGAACTCATTATTATCCTGGTGATCATTCTATTGATTTTCGGTCCGAAAAAACTCCCTGAATTGGCCAAAGGACTTGGAAAGGGCCTTCGGGAGTTTAAAAAAGCGGCACATGACGTAAAGGACGAACTGGAAAATGTCGGGGATGATGAAGAGGAGAATAAGGCGGAAAAGTCCGCTGGACAGGACAGTCGTAAAGAAGAGAAAAAGGGTTAA